The proteins below are encoded in one region of Mya arenaria isolate MELC-2E11 chromosome 15, ASM2691426v1:
- the LOC128220133 gene encoding coagulation factor V-like has translation MGLDIPRHATELHEPVPYTGLDISRHARELHEPVLYIGLDIHRHHTELNEPVHYTGLDIPRHATELHEPVPYTGLDISNTLQNYMSPSLTRASTYPGTLQNYMSPSLTLASTYTGTIQNYMSPSITRASTYPGTIQNYISPSLTRASTYPGTVQNYMSPSLTLASTYTGTIQNYMRPSITRASTYPGTIQNYISPSLTRASTYPGTVQNYMSPSLTWASTYTGTLQNYMSPSITRASTYPGTLQNYMSPSFILASTYTGTIQN, from the coding sequence ATGGGCCTCGACATACCCAGGCACGCTACAGAACTACATGAGCCCGTCCCTTACACGGGCCTCGACATATCCAGGCACGCTAGAGAACTACATGAGCCCGTCCTTTATATTGGCCTCGACATACACAGGCACCATACAGAACTAAATGAGCCCGTCCATTACACGGGCCTCGACATACCCAGGCACGCTACAGAACTACATGAGCCCGTCCCTTACACGGGCCTCGACATATCCAACACGCTACAGAACTACATGAGCCCGTCCCTTACACGGGCCTCGACATATCCAGGCACTCTACAGAACTACATGAGCCCGTCCCTTACATTGGCCTCGACATACACAGGCACCATACAGAACTACATGAGCCCGTCCATTACACGGGCCTCGACATACCCAGGCACGATACAGAACTACATAAGCCCGTCCCTTACACGGGCCTCGACATACCCAGGCACGGTACAGAACTACATGAGCCCGTCCCTTACATTGGCCTCGACATACACAGGCACCATACAGAACTACATGAGACCGTCCATTACACGGGCCTCGACATACCCAGGCACGATACAGAACTACATTAGCCCGTCCCTTACACGGGCCTCGACATATCCAGGCACGGTACAGAACTACATGAGCCCGTCCCTTACATGGGCCTCGACATACACAGGCACGCTACAGAACTACATGAGCCCGTCCATTACACGGGCCTCGACATATCCAGGCACGCTACAGAACTACATGAGCCCGTCCTTTATATTGGCCTCGACATACACAGGCACCATACAGAACTAA